A genomic region of Serratia fonticola contains the following coding sequences:
- a CDS encoding PhzF family phenazine biosynthesis protein: protein MTKPDTTVIPFYQVDAFTSQPFGGNPAGVCPLTEWLPDDVLQAIATENNLSETAFFVPVEDGYQLRWCTPAVEVDLCGHATLAASWVLFNKLGYEKEAIRFHTRSGVLTVSKNGDKLCMDFPAKSATEIGPQAGLLEALGITGGVIGVWKSDDLIVLVDDKTIIEGLSPDFNKLAEFDTRGVLVTAADDQFDFVSRWFGPQVGVNEDPVTGSAHTFLAPFWAARTGKKVLTAQQGGKRKGTLRCVVRDDGRVELHGSARMTIEGVFQL from the coding sequence ATGACAAAGCCTGACACCACAGTAATTCCTTTTTATCAGGTTGATGCCTTCACTTCTCAGCCTTTTGGCGGCAACCCGGCGGGCGTTTGCCCGTTAACTGAGTGGCTGCCTGACGATGTTCTGCAAGCGATCGCCACGGAGAATAACCTTTCTGAGACCGCTTTTTTTGTGCCAGTCGAGGATGGTTATCAACTGCGCTGGTGCACGCCTGCGGTTGAAGTGGATTTGTGTGGCCACGCCACACTGGCGGCATCGTGGGTACTGTTCAATAAGCTTGGCTACGAAAAAGAGGCTATCCGCTTCCATACCCGTAGCGGTGTGTTAACGGTGAGTAAGAATGGGGATAAGCTCTGCATGGACTTCCCGGCTAAATCGGCTACCGAGATTGGTCCCCAGGCCGGATTGCTCGAAGCCCTTGGTATTACCGGTGGCGTTATCGGCGTGTGGAAGTCGGATGATCTGATTGTGCTGGTAGATGACAAAACCATCATCGAAGGGCTTAGCCCGGACTTCAATAAGCTGGCGGAGTTCGACACGCGCGGTGTGCTCGTGACCGCAGCTGATGACCAGTTTGATTTTGTGTCCCGTTGGTTCGGTCCACAGGTCGGCGTGAACGAAGATCCGGTTACGGGGTCGGCGCACACTTTCCTCGCCCCGTTCTGGGCGGCGCGTACGGGTAAAAAGGTCCTGACCGCTCAGCAAGGTGGAAAGCGTAAGGGGACGTTGCGCTGTGTGGTTCGGGATGACGGGCGTGTGGAATTGCACGGCAGCGCACGTATGACCATCGAAGGGGTATTCCAGTTATAA
- a CDS encoding transcriptional regulator: MTDERERLITILTASLEALRTTLPLNTEAVLHDLTRPESSVVNIVNGHVSGRKAGDALLSGPEDDTGFLGLLNASQRVPSQVFSGYTTTTLSGTTLNSASTIYYSEDGVPLVAFCINVDMDVVLKLKRDLDYLLHPAAAAESPDNPLGEIQDKSLDDVISKYRPTGSESKIDFRKRVISEIHAQGFFKIKGSVNHVAKALGVTRYTVYNYLDKLNDKA; this comes from the coding sequence ATGACAGACGAACGCGAACGTTTAATAACCATTCTGACGGCTTCTCTCGAAGCACTAAGAACCACGCTGCCCTTGAACACCGAGGCGGTGCTGCATGACCTTACCCGCCCTGAATCGTCCGTGGTTAACATCGTTAATGGACACGTCAGCGGCAGAAAAGCTGGTGATGCTTTGTTGTCAGGTCCGGAAGATGACACAGGATTCTTAGGCTTACTGAATGCCTCGCAGCGTGTTCCAAGTCAGGTATTCAGTGGATATACCACCACCACCCTATCGGGCACAACGTTGAATAGCGCATCAACGATTTACTACAGTGAAGACGGCGTGCCGTTAGTGGCCTTCTGTATTAATGTCGATATGGACGTGGTGTTAAAACTCAAACGCGATTTGGACTATTTACTTCACCCAGCCGCCGCGGCTGAATCGCCTGACAATCCGCTGGGCGAGATTCAGGATAAATCCCTGGACGATGTTATTTCAAAATACAGGCCAACGGGTTCAGAAAGTAAAATCGATTTCAGAAAGCGGGTTATTTCTGAAATACATGCTCAGGGCTTTTTCAAGATTAAAGGCAGCGTTAATCACGTAGCTAAAGCGCTGGGCGTCACCCGGTACACCGTTTATAACTATCTGGATAAATTAAATGACAAAGCCTGA
- a CDS encoding aldo/keto reductase, which produces MQTVKLNNGIEMPLLGFGVFQMSDAAECERAVIDAIDTGYRLIDTAASYQNETQVGNALKQTGIARNELFVTTKLWLQDTHYEGAKAQFERSLNRLQLDYVDLYLIHQPYGDVHGAWRAMEELQQAGKIRAIGVSNFHPDRLADLIAFNNVPPAVNQIEVNPFNQQLHAVPWNQSRGIQPEAWAPFAEGKNGLFQHPVLTAMGQKYGKSVGQVVLRWIFQRGIVSLAKSVRKERMEENINILDFELSPEDMLQIAALDTATSAFFSHRDPAMVEWLTGRKLDV; this is translated from the coding sequence ATGCAAACTGTAAAACTGAACAACGGTATTGAAATGCCCCTGCTGGGCTTTGGTGTGTTTCAGATGTCTGATGCCGCTGAATGCGAAAGAGCCGTGATTGATGCCATCGATACGGGATACCGTCTGATTGATACCGCCGCGTCTTACCAGAATGAAACCCAGGTCGGGAACGCACTGAAACAGACCGGTATTGCACGGAACGAACTTTTTGTCACAACCAAACTTTGGCTACAGGATACCCATTACGAAGGCGCTAAGGCACAGTTCGAACGCTCTCTGAATCGACTGCAGCTGGACTACGTTGACCTGTATCTGATTCACCAACCTTACGGCGACGTCCACGGTGCCTGGCGTGCCATGGAGGAATTGCAACAGGCAGGCAAAATTCGCGCCATTGGCGTCAGCAACTTCCATCCTGACAGATTGGCCGACCTTATCGCCTTCAACAACGTGCCCCCTGCGGTAAACCAGATTGAAGTTAACCCCTTCAACCAGCAACTGCATGCCGTTCCATGGAATCAAAGCCGTGGTATTCAGCCGGAAGCCTGGGCTCCGTTTGCCGAGGGTAAGAATGGCTTGTTCCAGCATCCCGTGTTAACAGCAATGGGTCAGAAGTACGGCAAAAGCGTGGGCCAGGTTGTGCTGCGTTGGATCTTCCAGCGAGGCATCGTTTCGCTGGCGAAATCAGTGCGCAAAGAACGCATGGAAGAAAACATCAACATTCTCGATTTTGAACTCAGCCCTGAAGATATGCTGCAAATTGCCGCGCTCGATACCGCAACCAGCGCCTTCTTCTCTCACCGCGATCCAGCGATGGTCGAATGGCTGACTGGCCGCAAACTTGATGTTTAA
- a CDS encoding RidA family protein, producing the protein MSIVRYPTIKPFPFSDAVQVNGFIFLSGHVAMTAEGEPLYGSVTQQTRHIMHSIRETLAQAHTTLDHIVKVQVWLSSMEHFSEFNAAYSAFFPNGFPARSVVTSHLAFDLDVEIEVQAVA; encoded by the coding sequence ATGTCTATCGTACGCTACCCCACAATCAAGCCTTTTCCCTTTTCAGACGCCGTGCAGGTTAACGGATTCATTTTTCTTTCAGGCCATGTCGCCATGACCGCAGAAGGTGAGCCGTTGTATGGCTCTGTCACCCAGCAGACCCGGCATATCATGCACTCCATCAGGGAAACTCTGGCACAAGCGCATACGACGCTGGACCATATCGTGAAGGTCCAGGTATGGTTAAGCAGCATGGAGCACTTCAGCGAATTCAATGCCGCATACAGCGCGTTCTTTCCGAATGGTTTCCCGGCAAGAAGCGTCGTCACCAGCCACCTTGCTTTCGATTTGGACGTCGAAATTGAAGTTCAGGCCGTAGCCTGA
- a CDS encoding SDR family oxidoreductase, which yields MKDVIVVIGSGSIAQAIARRVSVGKHILLADIKTENAQQAENTLSRAGFEVSTTTVDVRSRQSIQELVKTACSVGEIKGVIHTAGLSPSQAKAQDLIRVDLYGSAVLFEEFGKVIAPGGSCVVIGSQSSHRLAVDALTQSQADALATLPPEDLLELPLVKEIKDSLYAYQISKRCNALRVMSEAVKWGKRGARINCISAGIVYTPLAYDELNSVERGAFYRNMLDKSPAGRGGTPDEIGALAEFLFGPNGTYVTGSDLLIDGGATASYKYGELRP from the coding sequence ATGAAAGACGTCATTGTTGTTATCGGGAGCGGCTCGATTGCTCAAGCCATAGCGCGACGTGTCAGCGTGGGAAAACATATTCTCCTGGCCGATATAAAAACTGAGAACGCTCAACAGGCTGAAAATACCCTTTCACGAGCCGGTTTCGAAGTGAGTACCACAACGGTAGATGTCCGTTCTCGCCAGTCTATCCAGGAACTCGTGAAAACTGCGTGTAGCGTGGGCGAAATCAAGGGAGTTATCCATACTGCAGGATTGTCACCGTCTCAGGCAAAAGCACAGGATCTCATCCGCGTTGATCTCTACGGCAGCGCCGTGCTGTTTGAGGAATTTGGTAAAGTGATCGCACCCGGTGGGTCCTGCGTTGTAATTGGCTCTCAGTCCAGCCATCGCTTAGCCGTTGATGCTCTGACACAATCTCAGGCAGATGCGCTAGCCACCCTGCCGCCAGAGGACCTTCTCGAACTGCCTTTAGTGAAAGAAATTAAAGACAGCTTATATGCTTACCAGATATCCAAACGCTGCAATGCGCTGCGCGTGATGTCTGAAGCGGTGAAATGGGGCAAGCGCGGTGCGCGAATTAACTGTATCAGCGCCGGTATCGTCTATACGCCTCTGGCCTATGACGAGCTTAACAGTGTCGAAAGGGGCGCATTCTATCGAAATATGCTGGATAAATCTCCGGCGGGACGGGGCGGTACGCCGGATGAAATCGGTGCGCTGGCGGAGTTTCTGTTCGGGCCTAATGGCACCTATGTGACGGGAAGCGACCTGCTGATTGATGGTGGCGCAACGGCCTCTTATAAATATGGCGAATTACGTCCGTAG
- a CDS encoding branched-chain amino acid transport system II carrier protein — protein MSAYVETVFGFYGRALLVAIITLACLVTAIGLTSYFNQTTGVSYGLFVTLPLTVSVGLNSLTEMVVPVLCVIYPAALIVVANVNFRSSLRTDLLLSELVRAVPAVDVMLINDEMIRLDVTFSQFLLQKDNDNWEP, from the coding sequence ATGAGCGCCTACGTTGAAACAGTTTTTGGCTTTTATGGTCGGGCGTTGCTGGTGGCGATTATCACCCTCGCTTGTCTGGTCACAGCCATTGGCCTGACGAGCTATTTCAACCAGACGACCGGCGTGTCTTACGGACTGTTTGTGACGCTACCCCTGACGGTGTCCGTAGGGCTGAATTCTCTCACCGAAATGGTGGTGCCCGTGCTGTGTGTCATTTATCCGGCTGCGCTGATCGTGGTCGCAAATGTCAATTTTCGCTCATCGCTCAGAACGGACCTTCTGCTCAGTGAGTTAGTCCGCGCCGTGCCAGCAGTGGACGTTATGCTAATCAACGATGAGATGATCCGGCTGGATGTTACGTTTAGCCAGTTTCTTTTGCAGAAGGATAACGATAATTGGGAACCCTGA
- a CDS encoding HNH endonuclease signature motif containing protein translates to MKYISKKASSKKRDKKAKQKLLTPEQRALQAEQAAKQEQLREIRRAITAHAINLFQQYIALRKNGLDSPTATLQAHADYEKIHGHKFPNSMWTKIKTKAGIQIYDRERQERRKSLNLAKIPTRLETKRSVLTQNQKKVHNQNASTLRLIGAKRLPVTSMGLVVCPVCKIHVKDDAIEWHLRHNHIDHVDNPLTKPVVAPVDSVEDTDSRVNRSTGERYISFWADKPEDTKRYLLQVYPNAIRVTLPFMGLELNSKCVTKWFDTLEEAVEIRDLLIGDKTLPVEYPTNDAEIDKEDKRYFNKQAYQTALRTMTQSEAWKLATDEETSMIFLSDRYISPLTPPEPNIETSLVVGAGAIAINEELTKPLEAANDTCATGRTVEVTHKVRHAGDQADFKRRVWDNFNGRCAITGYPLPEGILEAAHIEAITEAANNNTSNGLLLEVSLHRMFDKGLMGINPDDLTVHFAIDCIHKTIYEGKTLQPHHVDLAADKLMAKWKEFNDKSSHDLS, encoded by the coding sequence ATGAAATACATCAGCAAAAAAGCTTCGAGCAAAAAAAGAGACAAGAAAGCCAAACAGAAGTTGCTTACCCCTGAACAAAGAGCATTGCAAGCAGAACAAGCAGCTAAACAAGAGCAACTAAGAGAAATCAGACGCGCTATCACTGCTCATGCTATTAACCTTTTTCAGCAATATATAGCACTCCGTAAAAATGGATTAGATAGTCCCACTGCTACTTTGCAAGCTCATGCTGACTATGAAAAAATACACGGGCATAAATTCCCTAATTCTATGTGGACAAAAATCAAAACTAAAGCAGGGATTCAGATCTATGATCGTGAAAGACAAGAGCGCCGTAAATCGCTTAATCTTGCTAAGATCCCTACCCGTTTAGAGACTAAACGTAGTGTACTTACACAGAATCAAAAGAAAGTACATAACCAGAATGCAAGTACATTACGTTTAATCGGTGCCAAGAGGCTACCTGTAACATCTATGGGGCTTGTTGTATGTCCTGTCTGCAAGATTCATGTAAAAGATGATGCTATAGAGTGGCATTTACGACATAACCACATAGACCATGTAGATAACCCACTTACTAAGCCTGTAGTAGCTCCTGTTGATTCTGTCGAAGATACAGATAGTCGAGTTAATAGATCCACTGGTGAAAGGTACATTTCTTTTTGGGCTGATAAACCAGAAGATACTAAACGTTATTTATTACAAGTTTATCCTAATGCAATCCGTGTAACTCTTCCCTTCATGGGGTTAGAGCTAAACAGCAAATGTGTTACTAAATGGTTTGATACTTTAGAAGAAGCTGTAGAAATACGTGATCTATTAATTGGTGATAAAACACTTCCTGTTGAATATCCTACTAATGATGCAGAAATTGATAAGGAAGATAAACGCTATTTCAATAAACAAGCTTATCAAACTGCATTACGAACAATGACACAATCAGAAGCCTGGAAACTCGCCACTGATGAAGAAACTAGTATGATCTTTTTGAGCGATCGATACATAAGCCCATTAACACCACCGGAACCTAATATTGAAACATCTCTTGTCGTGGGTGCAGGGGCTATAGCTATTAATGAAGAGCTAACTAAGCCTTTAGAAGCTGCAAATGATACCTGTGCTACAGGGCGTACAGTTGAAGTGACGCACAAAGTCCGTCATGCTGGAGATCAAGCTGATTTCAAACGCCGTGTTTGGGATAACTTCAATGGTAGATGTGCTATCACGGGCTATCCACTGCCAGAAGGGATCTTAGAAGCTGCACATATTGAAGCAATAACAGAAGCGGCGAACAACAACACCTCTAACGGCCTATTACTTGAAGTAAGTCTACACCGGATGTTTGATAAAGGATTGATGGGGATTAATCCAGATGATTTAACGGTTCATTTTGCTATTGATTGTATCCACAAAACTATTTATGAGGGTAAAACCTTACAACCGCATCATGTAGACCTTGCTGCTGATAAGTTGATGGCAAAATGGAAAGAGTTCAATGATAAGAGTTCACATGACTTGTCCTAG
- a CDS encoding alpha/beta fold hydrolase: protein MKTILKALAICVMAGGLVAQSVYAEPLVIQEQGSFSAGGTIITAPGTFDAKEPLNFAGQSYHGDHASVFYQIPVNPHKYPIVMLHGAGQFSRTWESTPDGREGFQNIFLRRGFSTYLVDQPRRGSAGRTTVEGTVTPKPDEQMWFNQFRVGVWPEYFKGVQFSHDKEALDQYFRQMTPNTGPFDINVISDAMSAVVDKSGPAILFTHSQGGGPGWYTAMKNGKVKAIVAFEPGSSFVFPEKELPAPMPSAFDTLKGEPVPMEQFMALTKIPILIIYGDNIPDKPVAMPAQDSWRVRLAMAREWRDVVKKHGGDVTVMHLPEVGIKGNTHFPFSDLNNVQIADLVSQFLKEKDLQ, encoded by the coding sequence TTGAAAACGATCTTAAAAGCGCTGGCCATCTGCGTGATGGCGGGTGGCCTGGTGGCTCAGTCGGTATATGCCGAGCCATTGGTCATTCAGGAACAAGGAAGCTTTTCTGCTGGTGGCACCATCATCACCGCACCGGGAACATTTGACGCGAAAGAGCCGCTGAACTTTGCTGGTCAAAGTTATCATGGCGATCATGCGTCTGTTTTCTACCAAATCCCGGTGAATCCGCATAAATACCCTATTGTCATGCTGCACGGCGCAGGTCAATTCTCCCGCACCTGGGAAAGTACCCCGGATGGTCGTGAAGGGTTCCAGAACATATTCCTGCGTCGCGGATTCTCAACTTATCTTGTCGATCAGCCGCGTCGGGGCAGCGCCGGGCGCACGACTGTAGAAGGTACTGTTACGCCAAAACCGGATGAGCAGATGTGGTTTAACCAGTTCCGCGTTGGCGTGTGGCCAGAGTATTTTAAAGGCGTCCAGTTCTCACACGACAAAGAGGCACTGGACCAGTATTTCCGTCAGATGACCCCGAATACCGGGCCGTTTGATATCAATGTGATCTCTGATGCGATGTCCGCCGTAGTGGATAAATCCGGCCCGGCTATCCTCTTTACCCACTCTCAGGGTGGCGGCCCCGGCTGGTACACGGCGATGAAAAATGGCAAGGTCAAAGCCATTGTTGCCTTCGAGCCAGGCAGCAGCTTTGTCTTCCCGGAGAAAGAACTCCCTGCCCCTATGCCAAGCGCGTTCGACACGCTGAAAGGTGAGCCTGTTCCGATGGAACAGTTTATGGCGCTGACTAAAATCCCGATTCTGATTATTTACGGCGATAACATACCGGATAAGCCTGTCGCTATGCCCGCACAAGACAGCTGGCGCGTACGTCTGGCAATGGCTCGTGAGTGGCGTGACGTGGTGAAAAAGCATGGCGGGGATGTCACTGTGATGCATCTGCCTGAGGTTGGGATCAAAGGTAATACCCACTTCCCTTTCTCTGACCTGAATAATGTGCAGATAGCTGATTTGGTGAGTCAGTTCCTGAAGGAAAAAGATCTGCAGTAG
- a CDS encoding MFS transporter translates to MPLVTQTFNHKALIRIAIVMAFIQFTNALEYMMFNPVFAFMAADFAVPASFSGYVSGMYTSGAVLSGIIAFYWIGRFNKKRFLIANMALLGLLTLLTTFTSSFSLLLTLRFCAGLVGGTTMGVGISILINHAPTNLRGKMLATVIASFSMVSIVGMPTILFLCTHYGWHVALWLISTLCLLALPLIVSIIPQDPVSFDTLHALPLDVDTLLFASGNALVQFSPMLVIPILVPLMTQQLGASQDLLPWLFFGGGVTGYLSTKMTGALTSRFSALILATGSTIVFILSLLIPILGYPHAALFITLFLGASYSRLVSSSAVTIQFPDDRQRAGFSSLQTSIMYLITTIAFFLSAFLLPGHVMTPQNMNTLLTVCAISASGFPIIVILLQKKLAKRNIQPDHLIVD, encoded by the coding sequence ATGCCACTGGTCACACAGACGTTTAATCATAAAGCCCTCATACGGATAGCTATTGTAATGGCTTTTATCCAGTTTACTAATGCGCTGGAATATATGATGTTCAACCCTGTTTTTGCTTTTATGGCAGCAGATTTCGCAGTTCCCGCATCATTCTCAGGCTATGTATCCGGCATGTACACATCTGGGGCCGTCCTATCGGGAATTATCGCCTTTTACTGGATTGGTCGTTTCAATAAGAAACGTTTTTTAATCGCCAATATGGCACTACTAGGCCTACTGACACTGTTGACTACATTCACCTCCAGTTTTAGTCTTCTGCTTACATTACGATTCTGTGCAGGATTGGTTGGAGGTACGACAATGGGTGTGGGTATCAGTATATTGATAAACCACGCACCGACTAACTTGCGCGGAAAAATGTTGGCGACGGTGATTGCATCATTTTCGATGGTAAGCATTGTAGGAATGCCCACTATATTATTTTTGTGTACTCATTATGGTTGGCATGTCGCTTTGTGGTTAATCAGTACACTGTGTTTGTTGGCATTGCCACTGATTGTTTCCATCATCCCTCAAGACCCAGTCTCTTTCGACACACTCCACGCACTGCCTCTCGACGTTGATACTTTACTGTTTGCTTCAGGTAATGCGCTTGTACAGTTTAGTCCAATGCTGGTCATTCCTATTCTGGTACCATTAATGACACAGCAGTTGGGCGCTTCTCAAGACCTGTTGCCTTGGCTGTTCTTCGGCGGGGGTGTTACAGGGTACCTGTCCACAAAAATGACAGGTGCGTTAACGTCCCGCTTTTCTGCTTTGATTCTGGCTACAGGGTCAACTATCGTCTTTATACTGAGTTTGCTAATACCCATCTTGGGCTATCCTCATGCGGCGCTATTTATTACTTTATTTCTCGGTGCATCATACAGCCGTCTGGTTTCATCTTCGGCAGTTACGATTCAGTTTCCTGATGACAGGCAACGAGCTGGATTCTCTTCATTACAGACATCAATAATGTATCTGATTACAACGATCGCATTTTTCCTGTCCGCTTTTCTATTACCTGGGCATGTCATGACACCGCAAAATATGAACACGTTGCTGACGGTATGTGCAATTTCCGCATCAGGGTTCCCAATTATCGTTATCCTTCTGCAAAAGAAACTGGCTAAACGTAACATCCAGCCGGATCATCTCATCGTTGATTAG
- the lysS gene encoding lysine--tRNA ligase encodes MSEQQAQGAEQALDLNNELQSRREKLAALRENGIAFPNDFRRDSTSDQLHAEYGSKENEELESLGIEVTVAGRMMTRRIMGKASFVTLQDVGGRIQLYVARDDLAEGVYNEQFKKWDLGDILGARGKLFKTKTGELSIHCTELRLLTKALRPLPDKFHGLADQETRYRQRYLDLIANEESRNTFKIRSKVMAAIRNFMVGRGFMEVETPMMQVIPGGASARPFVTHHNALDIDMYLRIAPELYLKRLVVGGFERVFEINRNFRNEGVSPRHNPEFTMMELYMAYADYKDLIELTESLFRTLAQDVLGDAKVPYGDEVFDFGKPFEKLTMREAIKKYRPETNMDDLNDMAKAVAIAESIGIKVEKSWGLGRVVTEIFEETAESHLIQPTFITEYPAEVSPLARRNDVNPEITDRFEFFIGGREIGNGFSELNDAEDQAQRFADQVAAKDAGDDEAMFYDEDYVTALEHGLPPTAGLGIGIDRMVMLLTNSHTIRDVILFPAMRPSK; translated from the coding sequence ATGTCTGAGCAACAAGCACAAGGCGCCGAACAGGCGTTGGATCTCAACAACGAGCTGCAGTCACGCCGTGAAAAACTGGCCGCGCTGCGCGAGAACGGCATTGCGTTCCCGAATGATTTCCGTCGTGACAGCACGTCCGACCAACTGCACGCAGAATACGGCAGCAAAGAGAACGAAGAGCTGGAGTCACTGGGTATTGAAGTGACCGTTGCTGGCCGTATGATGACCCGCCGTATCATGGGGAAAGCCTCTTTCGTTACGTTGCAGGATGTGGGTGGTCGCATTCAGCTGTACGTTGCACGCGACGATCTGGCAGAAGGTGTTTACAACGAGCAGTTCAAGAAGTGGGACCTGGGTGATATCCTCGGGGCACGCGGTAAGCTGTTCAAGACCAAGACCGGCGAGTTGTCTATTCACTGTACCGAACTGCGTTTGCTGACTAAAGCACTGCGTCCGTTGCCAGACAAGTTCCACGGCCTGGCCGATCAGGAAACCCGTTATCGTCAACGTTATCTGGATCTGATTGCCAACGAGGAATCCCGTAACACCTTCAAGATCCGTTCTAAGGTGATGGCGGCGATCCGTAATTTCATGGTGGGTCGTGGCTTTATGGAAGTCGAAACCCCCATGATGCAGGTGATCCCTGGCGGCGCCTCTGCCCGTCCGTTCGTCACCCACCACAATGCGCTGGATATCGACATGTACCTGCGTATTGCGCCAGAACTGTATCTGAAGCGCCTGGTGGTCGGCGGCTTCGAGCGCGTGTTCGAAATCAACCGTAACTTCCGTAACGAAGGCGTTTCTCCGCGCCATAACCCTGAGTTCACCATGATGGAACTCTATATGGCGTATGCGGATTACAAAGACCTGATCGAACTGACTGAATCCCTGTTCCGCACGCTGGCGCAGGATGTGCTGGGCGACGCCAAGGTACCTTATGGTGATGAGGTGTTCGACTTTGGCAAGCCGTTTGAAAAGCTGACCATGCGCGAAGCCATCAAGAAATATCGTCCAGAAACCAATATGGACGATCTGAACGATATGGCTAAAGCCGTAGCGATTGCTGAGTCCATTGGTATCAAGGTAGAGAAGAGCTGGGGACTGGGCCGTGTCGTCACCGAGATCTTCGAAGAGACGGCAGAAAGCCATCTGATTCAGCCAACCTTCATTACCGAATACCCGGCAGAGGTTTCTCCGCTGGCACGCCGTAACGACGTGAACCCGGAAATTACCGATCGCTTCGAGTTCTTCATTGGCGGCCGTGAAATCGGTAACGGTTTCTCTGAGCTGAACGATGCAGAAGATCAGGCTCAGCGCTTTGCTGACCAGGTTGCAGCTAAAGATGCGGGCGATGACGAAGCGATGTTCTACGACGAAGACTACGTCACCGCACTGGAACATGGCTTGCCACCTACCGCAGGTTTGGGTATCGGTATCGACCGTATGGTGATGCTGTTGACCAACAGTCACACCATTCGTGACGTGATCCTGTTCCCGGCGATGCGCCCGAGTAAGTAA
- a CDS encoding LysR family transcriptional regulator, translating into MRPALDFNTLKVFIAVVEKESFVGASKVLEMPTSNVSRCISQLEDKLNLQLIERSTRHMKLTQAGHLLYTRAKPLLEALEQTETELTLRQMQLKGPLRICIPNEIGPALLGSVVADFACQYPDLEISCVTNLSGFESLRDDLDLAIIVSRGQMDDCDYIARHLVTIPCTIVAAPSVIQRYGTPSRIQQFEELPCITTVSALRGVPWQFVNKKGGFETIKVKGHYRVNSGEMAGRAAVAGVGFAILSKQACQPYIIDGRLIEVEFEQSPAPLQLFALYSDRRYLPAKTRALIDFMQQKLSNISFAP; encoded by the coding sequence ATGCGACCGGCTCTTGATTTTAATACCTTGAAAGTGTTCATTGCTGTGGTTGAAAAAGAAAGTTTTGTTGGGGCATCAAAAGTCCTTGAAATGCCGACATCAAATGTGAGTCGTTGTATTTCTCAGTTAGAAGACAAACTGAATCTTCAGCTCATTGAGCGCAGCACCCGACATATGAAACTCACCCAGGCTGGGCACCTACTCTATACCCGAGCGAAGCCATTACTGGAGGCGCTTGAGCAAACTGAAACAGAATTAACGTTGAGGCAAATGCAACTCAAGGGGCCATTACGTATCTGTATTCCCAATGAAATAGGTCCTGCATTGCTGGGTTCTGTTGTTGCCGATTTTGCTTGTCAGTACCCGGATCTGGAAATAAGCTGCGTCACAAATTTGTCAGGTTTTGAATCCCTGCGAGATGATCTGGATTTAGCTATTATTGTTAGCCGTGGTCAGATGGATGACTGTGACTACATAGCCCGTCATCTGGTGACTATCCCTTGCACCATCGTTGCAGCCCCCTCCGTCATTCAGCGTTATGGCACCCCTTCTCGTATACAGCAATTTGAAGAATTACCCTGTATTACAACGGTAAGTGCACTTAGAGGTGTTCCCTGGCAGTTTGTTAATAAAAAGGGGGGATTCGAGACGATTAAGGTTAAAGGGCATTATCGGGTCAACAGTGGCGAGATGGCAGGGCGAGCGGCGGTAGCAGGTGTCGGTTTTGCAATTCTATCGAAACAAGCCTGCCAGCCTTACATTATCGATGGAAGGTTAATCGAGGTTGAGTTTGAACAATCGCCAGCACCATTGCAATTGTTCGCACTTTATTCAGATCGGCGTTACTTGCCCGCTAAAACACGAGCGCTCATTGATTTCATGCAGCAGAAATTGAGCAATATATCCTTCGCACCATAA